TGTCAGATCTAACCAATCTTTGACACACTTACTCATTAAACCTATCATGTACTATGTTTTGCATGATTATGGCTTAGgagttaaataattatttagcGAAATTGTAAACAGTAAATGATATGGAATTGTGCTTTTTCTCCAATGTGTTCGTCGCAATGGTCACAGAGCGACTGTGGAAATCAGCAGCGTTACCAAGAACGGTGAAATCGATACGGTGAGTATTCCAGGGGTGTCAAACTCAGTTTCGTTTGTAAAATACATCACATACACGTAGGAAGCAAAAAGTTGcaattttttcaactttattaAGTTAGactgaattttatttttatttaacggaaatttttcaatcatttcttgtgtagtAGTGATTCCAAAGATGACGATGACGTAtcgttaattaaaaaactttgcTTTCAATGAAGAATAAAAAGATTCCTATAAATTTATCTCGAAGCTAAAATggcattaatttaattaaataaatgtttttcacCTACAGTGGTTGACATTGGAACAGGCCAAGCATGGACTTGTGCATCTTCGCATGACTTGGTTCAAATTGAGCTCCGACAAGGCTGATCTGAAGCAAGCTCTGGGAGAAACGCAACACCTGCGAGTAACATCGATGAGCACCGCTCTACTTACTGTGTTCATAGATTCGGCTAAGAACTTACCGGTAAGCTAGTTGTTAATTTGACGAAGACTTCAATGGCAGTACTATAACTTATCTCTTccttgtttttcttgttcacAGCAAGCGCGCCAACAATCACAGCCGGACCCGTACTTGGTCCTGTCGGTCGGCAAAAAGAACGAACAGACCTCGGTACAGATGCGCACGGATGCACCTGTTTGGGAGCAGGGCTTTACCTTCCTGGTGGGCAATCCCGACAACGATACGCTCCAGCTAAAGGTGATCGACCAGAAGACGGGCAACACGATCGGCATGCTCACGTACATCCTGAGCGCACtgatggagaagaaaaatctCGAGATCATGTCGCAACCGTTCCAGCTGCAAAAGTCGGGCCCCGAATCGAAGATTGTTATGTCGCTGTCACTGCGCATATTGAAGCGTTACCGGgagcaggacgcggtggccACCACTCCGGACAAGGCGCCCTCATCCGAGGCAGACAGTGTCTTATCACGCACGAGCTCCATCCGTACGGCAACGTCGCACGGTTCGCAATCGGCCGGTGGtctgcaacagcaacaatcgACGACCGATTCAAATGCAGCGGAAGCGGCAGCCTTATCCCACCAGGGAAGCATCCGGAAGCAGGACTCGCGCAAGTCCACCACCTCGGCGATAATGGAACAGATGTCGATCCAGGAGGAACCGTTCGTGGTGTCGACTCTGAACACGGTCATGATGGCTACGCCACCCCGTAGTCCGAATCTCAGCGACGGTGGTACGGAGCTGCTGCGTCGCAGTCCGAGCACCACGTCCTCTGCCGGTTCGGCTGGACTGGGGCGGATTCAGCTGACGGTGGCGTTCAGTGTGCAGCGCCAGCGGTTGCTGGTGATCGTGCACAAGATTAACAATATTCCGCTCAAGGATCCCAGCAACATCCCGGATCCGTACGTGAAGCTGTATCTGCTGCCGGGCCGCTCGAAGGAATCGAAGCGCAAGACCAACGTGGTGAAGGATAACTGCGATCCCGTGTTTGACACCACGTTCGAGTACATCATCTCCAATGCGGAGCTGGTGAACTCGGAGCTGGAGGTGACCGTGTGCACACAGAAGGGATTCTTCGGCAGCCCAGTGATTGGCATGGTAAGGATCCATAAGACGGACGACCTTTGCAGTAAATAATAATGTCTAATTTTCTTTCTAATTTACTCGTAGCAAAAACTCTCTCTCAGCGATCCGGACATTTCGAGTGGACAAGGCATCAAAGCTTGGTACGATCTGCTGCCGGAGTCGAAATTCGAGTAAATCCCGCCAATCTTTCGAGCACACGGACACCACTACTTTCGATGAGCATTTTATTGTGATGCTGCTTAGCGGAACTATTGATAGGGATTAGGCGTGTTGTTGCACATTGGATCATTTTAATCGAgcacatgaaacaaaacaaaaagtcaaGTTCATGAACAAGCGGATGGAAAGATATTTTGTAGCAAAACAACGATCAAAGTGATGGCAGCTGAAGTTGGAAGATGAAGCGCGGCAGTTGtgttgattgtgttttgtgtttgttaaatgttttatatatatacaccATACTTTTACGGAACATTTTTTGCGCACAGATTTTTATTGGAGCACAGAATTGTAAAATGAGGTAGCAGAATGCCGAAAGCACCGCATAAAACCGTTTGATACAATATAATTCGCTCGTAGTTTACGAATGTCTCCTGCTAGTTTAGCGTATTGAGGTGAAAACAAATACAGCAGATCTTTTAACTGGTTATACCTGAACGATCGTAACGATAGCAAAGCGTAAGCTAGAAGTCGTAGGTATGAGAAACATAATCGGATGCGTTTATGGTTTGAAATTCTTGGTAGAGCGTAACTGATAAGGTCGctagatgatgatgaaacatAGTGTATCCTTTTCATGCATTTATTCAACCACGATCAGGTTCGCATGATGTTCGCTAAAACttcaatttcttcttttcccacCCTCATGTAAACAAACCACATCACAATCTTTTTCAGTCCCATACCGGCTAGAAGTAGACGTGCATAGTTGAAGTTAAAGCATACCTCCTTCACAACGGGATTCCGTCTGCCATTTACCCACGGGGTGGCAGAATTTGCCGGGAAAACCGAACGAAAGTTGTCTCCAAAATGTGTCAATTATCAGCACTTCACTGCTTCTGCCAGAGGTGGTGGGTATCGTAGAGGAATGGTAGATACTGTTTGTCCAAGAGCGCTGGCACCAGCCGGCGACTTGTTGCTAACTGTGAGATTTCCGGAAGGTGTTAGATCATCTGGAACTGGAAGCGGGCCGGACCGAGTGCGATGGATTGTTTGTGCTTCATCGTCAGACCGCAGCATGGTGAGCGTGTCCGGTGTGTAAATATTACTTTGTCACGATACACAGCACACCTTAGTACTGCACATGCACATTAGCAGCAGAATAAATACGCATCAAGCCGTACTTGATCCGAACACCGTTTGACGCACGATCGGCAAAAGGGGTGGAAGAAAACTACAATCCGTACAAATAGTACTGTGTACACACATGGTAAAGCCAACATCTAAATCAATATAGATAATAATTTACTACAGAGCTTATAGATTTATAGCGAGAGCTAGAACAGCTTATGAAAACCACGCCACTGTCGCGATCATGCATTTGCCTTTGCGAATACAAGCGTTGTGCACCCAACATCTTTCTTCAGCTTTTGATACACAATCATGCTTGTCAGAAAcagaatgttttaaaactaCACTCAACCTTCGTACAATCACACCATGTCCGTTCGAGTAGCGTTACAAAACGAGTGAGAAAGTCAGCCTTTTACATCCAATATTCGACAACTTTGCTCCATCACTTGCACGTAACTTACATCGATGCACGTTGCTTGCATTATGCAGACAATTTTTTGAATCTTAGACACAAAAATCATTCGAAATCACTCGCCTGTTCAAGTGTTTAAAGAAGGGATAAGATTAAAAATATGTGCTGCTAGtaattatatataaaaaaacattattggTACTAAAGGTTGTACGACGCTTTCTTGAACAGATAATAAAGCCTTTGTCTAGTGTAATAAATCTCGCTTCATCGCATGCTGAAGATCGCATCATGTTTGATGGAACAATAAAGATTAAGTTGAACATTTTCCTTACATGGGattcggtttgttttattcgttttacACAATTTACTTTACAGTATTATCGACCCCCAAAACTTGGCTGGGTCTCTAAACTCTCGAACTTAGAGCTGAACAAACTTGAGGCAAAAGCTTGTTTGATGGTAGCGTTTCTATTTCCGTACCGTTCCCTTAAATGGTAGCAAATATATTCAAATACATTCATTTGTATTCATCGCGGCGGTTCCACGCCGAAACAAGGAACCGGTGTCGAAATCGTTGTACGATCGTCTGAAAAGCTCGAGCCTACAAATAGATGGGGGTCATTGTGGGCACTAAGGGACTAAGGAGTTATCCATTTACTACGTAACGCCGTTAGGGAGGAAAGAAAGGAAGGTGAGGGCACTTTTTTAGTGGTG
The Anopheles moucheti chromosome 2, idAnoMoucSN_F20_07, whole genome shotgun sequence genome window above contains:
- the LOC128299116 gene encoding extended synaptotagmin-2 isoform X2; its protein translation is MTGASKELSPEKQSAAPPDASEVAKTKDDSIMSLLYSFAKKVVTVGIIYFVGYMGWSVAWLITPVILSVARESWRKTNDTRRSVAKASALANDKDVILARLHDLPAWVFFPDVERCEWLNRILKQVWPNANYYAKNLIKESIEPNIQQAMAAYKLNGFKFDRMILGTIPPRIGGVKVYDKNVSRNEIIMDLDLFYAGDCDISFALSGLRGGIKDFQIHGTVRVIMKPLISQMPLIGGLQIFFLNNPNIDFNLVGVVDLLDMPGLSDILRKIIVEQVAAIMVLPNKLPIVLSDGVPALSLKMPEPEGVLRIHVVEAKDLMKKDISVLGKGKSDPYAIISVGAQQFRTQTIDNTVNPKWDYWCEAEVNAILRQEIELNLWDWDPGFPGVQNDDFLGRATVEISSVTKNGEIDTWLTLEQAKHGLVHLRMTWFKLSSDKADLKQALGETQHLRVTSMSTALLTVFIDSAKNLPQARQQSQPDPYLVLSVGKKNEQTSVQMRTDAPVWEQGFTFLVGNPDNDTLQLKVIDQKTGNTIGMLTYILSALMEKKNLEIMSQPFQLQKSGPESKIVMSLSLRILKRYREQDAVATTPDKAPSSEADSVLSRTSSIRTATSHGSQSAGGLQQQQSTTDSNAAEAAALSHQGSIRKQDSRKSTTSAIMEQMSIQEEPFVVSTLNTVMMATPPRSPNLSDGGTELLRRSPSTTSSAGSAGLGRIQLTVAFSVQRQRLLVIVHKINNIPLKDPSNIPDPYVKLYLLPGRSKESKRKTNVVKDNCDPVFDTTFEYIISNAELVNSELEVTVCTQKGFFGSPVIGMQKLSLSDPDISSGQGIKAWYDLLPESKFE
- the LOC128299116 gene encoding extended synaptotagmin-2 isoform X1, producing MSDSSLADQHQSPDPPSSSEVDSLLQQSDETETTMTGASKELSPEKQSAAPPDASEVAKTKDDSIMSLLYSFAKKVVTVGIIYFVGYMGWSVAWLITPVILSVARESWRKTNDTRRSVAKASALANDKDVILARLHDLPAWVFFPDVERCEWLNRILKQVWPNANYYAKNLIKESIEPNIQQAMAAYKLNGFKFDRMILGTIPPRIGGVKVYDKNVSRNEIIMDLDLFYAGDCDISFALSGLRGGIKDFQIHGTVRVIMKPLISQMPLIGGLQIFFLNNPNIDFNLVGVVDLLDMPGLSDILRKIIVEQVAAIMVLPNKLPIVLSDGVPALSLKMPEPEGVLRIHVVEAKDLMKKDISVLGKGKSDPYAIISVGAQQFRTQTIDNTVNPKWDYWCEAEVNAILRQEIELNLWDWDPGFPGVQNDDFLGRATVEISSVTKNGEIDTWLTLEQAKHGLVHLRMTWFKLSSDKADLKQALGETQHLRVTSMSTALLTVFIDSAKNLPQARQQSQPDPYLVLSVGKKNEQTSVQMRTDAPVWEQGFTFLVGNPDNDTLQLKVIDQKTGNTIGMLTYILSALMEKKNLEIMSQPFQLQKSGPESKIVMSLSLRILKRYREQDAVATTPDKAPSSEADSVLSRTSSIRTATSHGSQSAGGLQQQQSTTDSNAAEAAALSHQGSIRKQDSRKSTTSAIMEQMSIQEEPFVVSTLNTVMMATPPRSPNLSDGGTELLRRSPSTTSSAGSAGLGRIQLTVAFSVQRQRLLVIVHKINNIPLKDPSNIPDPYVKLYLLPGRSKESKRKTNVVKDNCDPVFDTTFEYIISNAELVNSELEVTVCTQKGFFGSPVIGMQKLSLSDPDISSGQGIKAWYDLLPESKFE